A genomic window from Maylandia zebra isolate NMK-2024a linkage group LG20, Mzebra_GT3a, whole genome shotgun sequence includes:
- the cav4b gene encoding caveolin-2 codes for MMMVSDDCLVECKIDDSDENDEGEEQINTPPPPPEFASKSSTPAPKAPTPPGALTTPRAPTPPIAPAPPAAPPTAAATRPVSRDPRGINQHLKVEVSDVLAEPSKPHSIDQVWIYSVTGFENARIWTYQCLSLLFAVPCALVCGIFLAILTCLHVWFLVPCIQLSNTFLPCLRSLCMCAVNVVISPFCASVALCCSQIAISLSNKDWIQMKDKDTV; via the exons atgatgatggtgagCGACGACTGCCTGGTGGAGTGTAAGATTGACGACAGCGATGAAAACGACGAAGGGGAAGAACAGATAaacactccccctcctcccccagaGTTTGCATCCAAATCCTCAACCCCTGCACCCAAAGCTCCAACTCCACCTGGAGCTCTGACTACGCCCAGGGCCCCGACTCCACCCATAGctccagctccacctgctgctcctCCTACAGCAGCAGCTACTCGTCCTGTCAGCAGGGATCCTCGTGGTATCAACCAGCACCTAAAG GTGGAGGTCAGTGATGTGTTGGCAGAACCCAGCAAACCTCACAGCATAGACCAAGTGTGGATTTACAGCGTCACTGGCTTTGAGAATGCTCGTATCTGGACGTACCAGTGCCTCTCCTTGCTTTTTGCTGTGCCCTGCGCTCTCGTTTGTGGCATTTTCCTGGCCATTCTTACCTGCCTTCATGTCTG GTTTCTGGTTCCCTGCATACAGCTGAGCAACACTTTCCTTCCATGCCTGCGGTCCTTGTGTATGTGTGCCGTCAACGTTGTCATCTCTCCATTCTGTGCATCTGTTGCTCTCTGCTGCAGCCAAATCGCAATTTCACTGTCGAACAAGGACTGGATTCAAatgaaagacaaagacacagtaTGA
- the LOC101465899 gene encoding SLIT-ROBO Rho GTPase-activating protein 3 isoform X2, with protein MMTSHGKLRREKGSLAEYESQMKDLRAQLTDQIKILDSQVEVKQQQLSDLSEFLRRRGDIESEYARALDKLTERFTHKTKKKEQWGQSVCQVWSVLLTQTRLESREHAALGDTCCNTLTQRLAHGTEDTHRLHKRSKEVGIQMQDELLKVTTELQTALKTYNQYHTDCLIAEGKLKEAERLEERHTGKSAELGPGQLGGQRRSSVKKMERLMEKRHGRVQETQLKCTKARNDYLLNLAGANAAMNKYYLQDVSTLIDCCDLGFHLSVERVMKCYLASRWRIQKTEETGLKQLETAVTSLDQSGDRDALLQQHDAAFCLPFRFNYHPHEGDQVCEVSAESQVRYELETRFQQLQSRLAAVTLETEEISKTLKATLAALLDTMCDSDCNPSPDVPSNLSHEPPGGGTLPKLTLAKRRANQQETETYYFTKVKEFLTSSSLASKLQAKHDILQDAIQKAEAVDSDPSRRRRRMSRTQSSGQQIPVVVESCIRFINLHGLHHEGIFRVPGSQREVNLLRDAFERGEDPLSDSECDLDSVAGVLKLYFRGLEPPLFPYDSYTQLLECVQIEEEVDKAVQIKMIVSTFPRPLLIVMRYLFAFLNHVSQYSDENMMQPYNLAVCFGPSLLRGMDSDDAVARQPQVNDLVKTMILQHDSIFPSQSELPGPVYEKHMTLEQEYCEPITEEGDGETEHLPSEDEWEAVAMFDYVARSPAELSFKQGEPLILHSKASSDWWRGEVGGVKGLIPHKYISVLEGSDRGKREEGGGGGGGGSTGNLTAEDPQTENTTRMRVNSDSASLPGRQRGSEGSPSRKPPTSPATRHLPVSQERRHTLDTLRQGNFRPPDRPPFIQAERTPIDKEMINRQMNSVFKELLSRQPPLQGSGITAPVATAAPAPSSSSSSLSTSSSVPQAAPVAKKAGFGLRGRALFRPVD; from the exons GAAGGAGCAGTGGGGTCAGTCCGTGTGTCAGGTCTGGTCTGTTCTGCTGACTCAGACCCGTCTGGAGAGCCGGGAACATGCAGCACTGGGTGACACCTGCTGCAACACGCTCACACAAAGGCTGGCACATGGTACAGAGGACACACATCGCCTGCACAAACGG AGCAAAGAAGTTGGAATCCAGATGCAAGATGAGCTGCTGAAGGTTACCACTGAACTGCAGACG GCTCTGAAGACATATAACCAGTACCACACCGACTGCCTAATAGCTGAGGGGAAACTGAAGGAAGCCGAGCGGTTGGAGGAGAGACACACCGGCAAGTCAGCCGAACTGGGCCCCGGACAGCTGGGAGGGCAAAGGCGAAGCTCTGTTAAGAAGATGGAAAGACTGATGGAGAAG AGGCATGGCAGAGTGCAGGAGACCCAGCTGAAGTGTACCAAGGCTCGTAATGACTACCTGCTGAATCTAGCAGGAGCAAATGCTGCCATGAACAAGTACTACCTGCAGGATGTCAGCACCCTCATCGAC TGCTGTGACCTTGGTTTCCATCtgtctgtggagagagtgatgAAATGCTACCTGGCCAGCAGGTGGCGCATCCAAAAGACTGAGGAGACGGGGCTTAAGCAGTTGGAGACTGCGGTGACATCGCTGGACCAGAGCGGAGACAGAGATGCATTGCTGCAGCAACATGACGCCGCCTTCTGCCTTCCTTTCAGATTCAACTACCACCCACATGAAGGAGACCAG GTGTGCGAGGTCAGTGCGGAGAGCCAGGTGAGGTACGAGTTGGAGACCAGGTTCCAGCAACTTCAGTCTCGACTTGCTGCCGTTACCTTGGAAACAGAGGAG ATCAGTAAAACGCTTAAAGCCACACTCGCAGCCCTTCTGGACACTATGTGCGACAGCGACTGTAACCCCTCCCCCGATGTGCCCAGCAACCTATCACACGAGCCGCCCGGTGGAGGCACCCTTCCAAAACTTACCCTTGCCAAGCGTCGAGCCAATCAACAGGAGACAGAGACCTACTACTTCACA AAAGTGAAAGAGTTCCTTACCAGCAGCTCTCTGGCCTCCAAACTTCAAGCCAAACATGATATCCTACAAGATGCCATACAGAAAG CTGAAGCCGTTGACAGCGACCCTTCCAG AAGAAGAAGGCGAATGTCTCGGACACAG AGCTCTGGACAGCAGATTCCTGTGGTGGTTGAAAGCTGCATTCGCTTCATAAACCTTCATG GCCTCCACCATGAAGGAATTTTCAGAGTTCCAGGCTCACAGAGGGAGGTGAACCTCCTCAGAGATGCATTTGAAAGAG GAGAGGATCCTCTGTCAGATAGTGAGTGTGACCTGGACTCTGTGGCCGGTGTGCTGAAGCTGTACTTCAGAGGCCTCGAGCCTCCTCTCTTCCCCTACGACAGCTACACTCAGCTGCTGGAGTGTGTCC AAATCGAGGAGGAGGTGGACAAAGCCGTCCAGATTAAAATGATTGTCTCGACCTTCCCGAGGCCTCTCCTCATCGTGATGCGTTACCTTTTTGCTTTCCTCAACCA tgtgtctCAGTACAGCGACGAGAACATGATGCAGCCCTACAACCTGGCTGTTTGCTTTGGTCCAAGCCTGCTGAGGGGGATGGATTCTGATGACGCTGTTGCTAGGCAGCCACAGGTTAACGACCTTGTCAAGACCATGATCCTTCAGCATGACAGCATCTTCCCCAGCCAATCGGAGCTGCCGGGCCCTGTTTACGAGAAGCACATGACTCTGGAGCAGGAGTACTG TGAACCAATCACAGAAGAGGGAGATGGTGAGACCGAGCATCTGCCCAGTGAGGATG AATGGGAGGCGGTGGCTATGTTTGACTACGTGGCGAGATCCCCGGCGGAGCTTTCCTTCAAGCAGGGAGAGCCTCTCATCCTTCACAGCAAGGCCTCTTCTGATTGGTGGCGAGGAGAGGTGGGAGGGGTTAAGGGCCTCATCCCTCACAAGTACATCAGTGTGCTGGAAGG GTCAGATCGAGGGAaaagagaagaaggaggaggaggtggaggaggaggcagcactGGAAACCTGACAGCAGAAGATCCACAGACAGAGAACACAACCCG GATGCGGGTGAACAGCGATAGCGCTTCGTTGCCAGGACGGCAGAGAGGAAGTGAGGGGAGCCCTAGTCGAAAGCCACCAACCTCCCCCGCCACACGACACCTGCCAGT gtctCAGGAGCGAAGGCACACGTTGGACACTCTGAGACAGGGAAACTTCAGACCCCCTGACAGACCTCCATTCATTCAGGCAGAAAGAACACCAATTGATAAG GAGATGATCAACCGTCAGATGAACTCGGTGTTCAAGGAGCTCCTGTCTCGCCAGCCTCCCTTGCAGGGGTCCGGCATCACTGCACCTGTGGCCACTGCAGCCCCTgcaccctcctcttcctcctcttcattgtccacctcctcctctgttCCTCAGGCTGCCCCTGTGGCCAAAAAAGCAGGATTCGGTCTCAGGGGACGGGCCCTTTTCAGACCGGTGGACTGA
- the LOC101465899 gene encoding SLIT-ROBO Rho GTPase-activating protein 3 isoform X1, whose amino-acid sequence MMTSHGKLRREKGSLAEYESQMKDLRAQLTDQIKILDSQVEVKQQQLSDLSEFLRRRGDIESEYARALDKLTERFTHKTKKKEQWGQSVCQVWSVLLTQTRLESREHAALGDTCCNTLTQRLAHGTEDTHRLHKRSKEVGIQMQDELLKVTTELQTALKTYNQYHTDCLIAEGKLKEAERLEERHTGKSAELGPGQLGGQRRSSVKKMERLMEKRHGRVQETQLKCTKARNDYLLNLAGANAAMNKYYLQDVSTLIDCCDLGFHLSVERVMKCYLASRWRIQKTEETGLKQLETAVTSLDQSGDRDALLQQHDAAFCLPFRFNYHPHEGDQVCEVSAESQVRYELETRFQQLQSRLAAVTLETEEISKTLKATLAALLDTMCDSDCNPSPDVPSNLSHEPPGGGTLPKLTLAKRRANQQETETYYFTKVKEFLTSSSLASKLQAKHDILQDAIQKAEAVDSDPSRMQCARSVRVRKSRPVSQFCHTLFNTDILSYIESSGQQIPVVVESCIRFINLHGLHHEGIFRVPGSQREVNLLRDAFERGEDPLSDSECDLDSVAGVLKLYFRGLEPPLFPYDSYTQLLECVQIEEEVDKAVQIKMIVSTFPRPLLIVMRYLFAFLNHVSQYSDENMMQPYNLAVCFGPSLLRGMDSDDAVARQPQVNDLVKTMILQHDSIFPSQSELPGPVYEKHMTLEQEYCEPITEEGDGETEHLPSEDEWEAVAMFDYVARSPAELSFKQGEPLILHSKASSDWWRGEVGGVKGLIPHKYISVLEGSDRGKREEGGGGGGGGSTGNLTAEDPQTENTTRMRVNSDSASLPGRQRGSEGSPSRKPPTSPATRHLPVSQERRHTLDTLRQGNFRPPDRPPFIQAERTPIDKEMINRQMNSVFKELLSRQPPLQGSGITAPVATAAPAPSSSSSSLSTSSSVPQAAPVAKKAGFGLRGRALFRPVD is encoded by the exons GAAGGAGCAGTGGGGTCAGTCCGTGTGTCAGGTCTGGTCTGTTCTGCTGACTCAGACCCGTCTGGAGAGCCGGGAACATGCAGCACTGGGTGACACCTGCTGCAACACGCTCACACAAAGGCTGGCACATGGTACAGAGGACACACATCGCCTGCACAAACGG AGCAAAGAAGTTGGAATCCAGATGCAAGATGAGCTGCTGAAGGTTACCACTGAACTGCAGACG GCTCTGAAGACATATAACCAGTACCACACCGACTGCCTAATAGCTGAGGGGAAACTGAAGGAAGCCGAGCGGTTGGAGGAGAGACACACCGGCAAGTCAGCCGAACTGGGCCCCGGACAGCTGGGAGGGCAAAGGCGAAGCTCTGTTAAGAAGATGGAAAGACTGATGGAGAAG AGGCATGGCAGAGTGCAGGAGACCCAGCTGAAGTGTACCAAGGCTCGTAATGACTACCTGCTGAATCTAGCAGGAGCAAATGCTGCCATGAACAAGTACTACCTGCAGGATGTCAGCACCCTCATCGAC TGCTGTGACCTTGGTTTCCATCtgtctgtggagagagtgatgAAATGCTACCTGGCCAGCAGGTGGCGCATCCAAAAGACTGAGGAGACGGGGCTTAAGCAGTTGGAGACTGCGGTGACATCGCTGGACCAGAGCGGAGACAGAGATGCATTGCTGCAGCAACATGACGCCGCCTTCTGCCTTCCTTTCAGATTCAACTACCACCCACATGAAGGAGACCAG GTGTGCGAGGTCAGTGCGGAGAGCCAGGTGAGGTACGAGTTGGAGACCAGGTTCCAGCAACTTCAGTCTCGACTTGCTGCCGTTACCTTGGAAACAGAGGAG ATCAGTAAAACGCTTAAAGCCACACTCGCAGCCCTTCTGGACACTATGTGCGACAGCGACTGTAACCCCTCCCCCGATGTGCCCAGCAACCTATCACACGAGCCGCCCGGTGGAGGCACCCTTCCAAAACTTACCCTTGCCAAGCGTCGAGCCAATCAACAGGAGACAGAGACCTACTACTTCACA AAAGTGAAAGAGTTCCTTACCAGCAGCTCTCTGGCCTCCAAACTTCAAGCCAAACATGATATCCTACAAGATGCCATACAGAAAG CTGAAGCCGTTGACAGCGACCCTTCCAG AATGCAATGTGCTCGGTCAGTGCGCGTTCGGAAGTCCAGACCTGTTTCCCAATTCTGCCACACACTCTTCAATACAGACATACTGTCCTACATAGAG AGCTCTGGACAGCAGATTCCTGTGGTGGTTGAAAGCTGCATTCGCTTCATAAACCTTCATG GCCTCCACCATGAAGGAATTTTCAGAGTTCCAGGCTCACAGAGGGAGGTGAACCTCCTCAGAGATGCATTTGAAAGAG GAGAGGATCCTCTGTCAGATAGTGAGTGTGACCTGGACTCTGTGGCCGGTGTGCTGAAGCTGTACTTCAGAGGCCTCGAGCCTCCTCTCTTCCCCTACGACAGCTACACTCAGCTGCTGGAGTGTGTCC AAATCGAGGAGGAGGTGGACAAAGCCGTCCAGATTAAAATGATTGTCTCGACCTTCCCGAGGCCTCTCCTCATCGTGATGCGTTACCTTTTTGCTTTCCTCAACCA tgtgtctCAGTACAGCGACGAGAACATGATGCAGCCCTACAACCTGGCTGTTTGCTTTGGTCCAAGCCTGCTGAGGGGGATGGATTCTGATGACGCTGTTGCTAGGCAGCCACAGGTTAACGACCTTGTCAAGACCATGATCCTTCAGCATGACAGCATCTTCCCCAGCCAATCGGAGCTGCCGGGCCCTGTTTACGAGAAGCACATGACTCTGGAGCAGGAGTACTG TGAACCAATCACAGAAGAGGGAGATGGTGAGACCGAGCATCTGCCCAGTGAGGATG AATGGGAGGCGGTGGCTATGTTTGACTACGTGGCGAGATCCCCGGCGGAGCTTTCCTTCAAGCAGGGAGAGCCTCTCATCCTTCACAGCAAGGCCTCTTCTGATTGGTGGCGAGGAGAGGTGGGAGGGGTTAAGGGCCTCATCCCTCACAAGTACATCAGTGTGCTGGAAGG GTCAGATCGAGGGAaaagagaagaaggaggaggaggtggaggaggaggcagcactGGAAACCTGACAGCAGAAGATCCACAGACAGAGAACACAACCCG GATGCGGGTGAACAGCGATAGCGCTTCGTTGCCAGGACGGCAGAGAGGAAGTGAGGGGAGCCCTAGTCGAAAGCCACCAACCTCCCCCGCCACACGACACCTGCCAGT gtctCAGGAGCGAAGGCACACGTTGGACACTCTGAGACAGGGAAACTTCAGACCCCCTGACAGACCTCCATTCATTCAGGCAGAAAGAACACCAATTGATAAG GAGATGATCAACCGTCAGATGAACTCGGTGTTCAAGGAGCTCCTGTCTCGCCAGCCTCCCTTGCAGGGGTCCGGCATCACTGCACCTGTGGCCACTGCAGCCCCTgcaccctcctcttcctcctcttcattgtccacctcctcctctgttCCTCAGGCTGCCCCTGTGGCCAAAAAAGCAGGATTCGGTCTCAGGGGACGGGCCCTTTTCAGACCGGTGGACTGA